Proteins encoded within one genomic window of Spirulina major PCC 6313:
- a CDS encoding tetratricopeptide repeat protein: MKKTQSRRLWVYVVLVLILVVFVGGSLVPLVGLWRNRSVPAQVTPSPTPNAVPVVDNDLAAEAKGYELVLEREPDNVTALRGLVEVRVEQGDLDGAIAPLERLATLVPEQPDYLLLLGQTRQYFGDLAGALQAYETALDNHPGYIKALQSMVALQLQQDRPEWAIGLLQTTLKTAAQANAAQPNSIDVASVQMLLGRVYEQQERLTEALAVYDQVIAKDAEDFRPVWAKAEIFNAQGRTEDAQTLYSLALSLAPPRYKDPIKRSAAAIADQAPADVDASRGETPETPTVDESDPNGDSTD; encoded by the coding sequence GTGAAAAAGACACAATCGCGTCGTCTGTGGGTCTATGTTGTTCTCGTCCTCATTTTGGTGGTTTTTGTGGGGGGGTCGCTCGTGCCCTTGGTGGGGCTGTGGCGCAATCGGTCTGTGCCAGCGCAGGTGACCCCATCGCCCACGCCCAACGCCGTGCCGGTGGTGGATAATGACCTGGCGGCGGAAGCGAAGGGCTATGAATTGGTACTAGAACGAGAGCCGGATAATGTGACGGCGTTGCGCGGGTTAGTGGAGGTGCGCGTCGAACAGGGGGATCTCGACGGCGCGATCGCACCCCTCGAACGTTTAGCCACCCTCGTCCCAGAGCAGCCGGATTATCTGCTGTTGTTGGGGCAAACCCGGCAGTATTTTGGCGATTTAGCCGGGGCCCTCCAAGCCTATGAAACCGCCTTGGATAACCATCCCGGCTACATTAAAGCCCTGCAAAGTATGGTGGCGCTCCAGTTGCAACAAGACCGTCCGGAATGGGCGATCGGCCTGCTGCAAACGACCTTAAAAACCGCCGCCCAAGCCAACGCCGCCCAACCCAATTCGATTGATGTGGCTTCGGTGCAAATGTTGCTCGGACGGGTCTATGAACAGCAAGAACGCTTAACGGAAGCGCTCGCGGTTTACGATCAAGTCATTGCCAAGGATGCCGAGGATTTTCGGCCGGTATGGGCGAAGGCGGAAATTTTCAACGCCCAAGGCCGCACCGAAGATGCCCAAACCCTCTACAGTTTGGCCCTGTCTCTCGCCCCGCCGCGCTATAAAGACCCGATTAAACGCAGTGCAGCGGCGATCGCGGATCAAGCGCCTGCCGATGTTGATGCATCGAGGGGCGAGACTCCAGAGACTCCAACTGTGGATGAGAGCGACCCGAATGGGGATAGCACCGACTAA
- the psbF gene encoding cytochrome b559 subunit beta — translation MTNPSGNQPVTYPIFTVRWLAVHTLAVPSVFFLGAIAAMQFIQR, via the coding sequence ATGACCAATCCGTCCGGAAACCAACCTGTAACCTATCCCATTTTTACAGTGCGCTGGTTAGCAGTTCACACCTTGGCTGTACCCTCGGTATTTTTCCTGGGTGCGATCGCCGCAATGCAATTTATTCAACGCTAG
- the menD gene encoding 2-succinyl-5-enolpyruvyl-6-hydroxy-3-cyclohexene-1-carboxylic-acid synthase: protein MAQGDGSEHGDQQQAIASWDLDDRNSNTLCGSMLVQTLAARGLRQAVICPGSRSTPLAVAFAACKTVATLPCLDERSAAFFALGVAKRSRRPVALVCTSGTAGANFYPAVIEAAMTGVPLLILTADRPPELRHCHAGQAIDQLKLFGSYPNWHMEFPIPSPDVEIVRSWRQMTHHAWDRALYPHPGVVHLNLPFREPLAPTRQPELAAQVAQWSLDGTPPPPAPTHAPTAIALPPHPPAEGVIIAGLAEPADPVAYCRAVARLAATLHYPVLAEGLSPLRHHAALNPQLISHYDLILRDRTLAHDLAPRWVIQLGELPTSKILRQWLTATDAPRWILDPRPDNFDPLHGHSHPLHVAIEQINYTTPTLTVSPYLSQWQQAETAARQYLDRTLAATEPLIAAKVPWILAHHLPPQTPILIANSMAVRDVETFWPPSDRGIVPYFNRGANGIDGTLSTALGIAQDHRPTVLLTGDLALLHDTNGFLLTPQFTGSLTIVVVNNDGGGIFEQLAIAAYDPPFTEFFVTPQRVNFAHLCAAYHITYHRITDWDNLAQHLTAPVPPGIRLLEIPTQRRTDAQVRRQWLQNWPGC from the coding sequence ATGGCGCAGGGGGACGGATCAGAGCACGGAGATCAACAGCAGGCGATCGCATCTTGGGACTTGGATGATCGCAATAGTAATACCCTCTGTGGGTCAATGTTGGTGCAAACCTTGGCGGCACGGGGCTTGCGGCAGGCGGTAATCTGTCCCGGCTCCCGTTCGACTCCCTTGGCGGTGGCGTTTGCGGCCTGTAAAACCGTGGCGACGCTGCCCTGTTTAGATGAGCGATCGGCGGCTTTTTTTGCCTTGGGCGTGGCGAAGCGATCGCGCCGTCCCGTCGCCTTGGTTTGCACCTCCGGCACGGCGGGCGCAAATTTCTATCCAGCGGTGATTGAAGCCGCGATGACGGGGGTTCCCCTCCTGATCCTAACGGCAGATCGTCCCCCGGAATTGCGCCATTGCCACGCGGGCCAAGCCATTGATCAGTTGAAACTGTTCGGTTCCTATCCCAATTGGCACATGGAATTCCCGATTCCTAGCCCGGATGTGGAGATTGTGCGATCGTGGCGACAGATGACCCACCACGCCTGGGATCGCGCCCTTTACCCCCATCCCGGCGTTGTGCATCTCAATTTACCCTTCCGCGAACCCCTCGCCCCCACGCGACAACCGGAACTCGCCGCCCAAGTGGCCCAATGGTCGCTGGATGGGACACCCCCACCGCCCGCGCCCACCCATGCCCCGACTGCGATCGCACTGCCCCCCCATCCCCCCGCCGAGGGTGTGATTATTGCCGGTCTCGCCGAACCCGCCGACCCGGTGGCCTACTGTCGGGCGGTGGCACGCCTCGCCGCCACCCTCCACTATCCGGTGCTGGCCGAGGGTCTGTCCCCCCTGCGTCACCATGCCGCCCTCAATCCCCAGTTAATCAGCCATTATGATTTGATTCTGCGCGATCGCACCTTAGCCCACGATCTCGCGCCCCGGTGGGTGATTCAACTGGGGGAACTGCCCACGAGCAAAATCCTACGGCAATGGCTCACCGCCACCGATGCCCCCCGTTGGATTCTCGACCCACGCCCCGATAATTTTGACCCCCTCCACGGCCATAGCCACCCTCTGCACGTTGCGATCGAACAGATTAACTACACCACCCCCACCTTGACCGTCAGCCCTTATCTCTCCCAGTGGCAGCAGGCGGAAACGGCGGCGCGTCAATACCTCGATCGCACCCTTGCGGCCACAGAACCCCTAATCGCGGCGAAAGTGCCCTGGATTTTGGCCCACCACTTGCCGCCCCAGACCCCGATTTTGATTGCCAATAGTATGGCGGTGCGGGATGTGGAAACGTTTTGGCCACCGAGCGATCGCGGCATTGTCCCCTATTTCAATCGGGGGGCTAATGGCATCGATGGTACGCTATCTACCGCCTTGGGCATTGCCCAGGATCATCGCCCCACGGTCTTGCTGACGGGGGATTTAGCCTTGCTCCACGACACGAACGGGTTTCTGTTAACGCCCCAGTTCACGGGCAGTCTCACAATTGTGGTGGTGAATAATGACGGGGGCGGTATTTTTGAACAGTTGGCGATCGCGGCCTACGATCCCCCCTTTACTGAATTTTTCGTCACCCCCCAACGGGTCAACTTCGCCCACCTCTGCGCCGCCTATCACATCACCTATCACCGGATTACCGATTGGGACAACCTGGCGCAGCATCTCACCGCCCCCGTTCCTCCTGGTATCCGCCTGCTGGAAATTCCCACCCAGCGCCGCACCGATGCCCAGGTGCGCCGTCAATGGCTCCAGAATTGGCCGGGCTGTTAA
- a CDS encoding DICT sensory domain-containing protein: MSISSSVLAQLMQVLPDWRPQMFFKTSLVALSHAMEDQVLAHTDGPLIIATFQQERFYRQEAHRYRRIGEQSDQVYVLAAPETDFKHGSGLYESVAFDPNDALSQEWHLVVIGDRYANCLICRERTTLEPETLGLDMDSNRRFEGIWTFNRQASCAAAIILLDRILHYRPELTDKIAAAKARYLNNSCDLTLAIAGADESPINYPDPFVNRLVSYLQVGQYKLIKAYRAIASQEQKERLIHLMTTAIRRSLDPEEILQVAVEQLGHGLEACRCIIYRCSATDNTATISHEFLNTDIGSLLGKTWALTDNELFQQVATQLESLFVQDLSPDNQAITDAVRTMAQRHHIGSWLMVPVFYQDRFLGMIELHQCRPDHLPWTGEQISLVEAIANQVGVALIQAEAYANLEDLNEQLAALDRTRSNLVAITGHELRTPLSTIQVCLESLATEPDMSPELRQVMLNTALADAERMRKLIQDFLTLSQLESGRVEWNPEPLLIEECVELGVSNVRSRYHGSRIPNIDIQLAPDLPLVQADGEWFVEVLAKLLDNACKFTPPDGNIILVARQDQAGQITLSITDNGRGIEPNRLETVFDRFYQEEGALQRTTGGTGLGLAICRQIIQRWGGQIWAESNGKDQGSRFNFTIPIATTLPVTRVRSSSNSPRRSRRTS; the protein is encoded by the coding sequence ATGAGTATTTCAAGCTCGGTCTTGGCGCAACTAATGCAGGTCTTACCAGACTGGCGGCCGCAGATGTTTTTTAAAACGTCATTGGTGGCGTTGTCCCATGCGATGGAAGATCAAGTTCTCGCCCATACCGACGGCCCCTTGATTATTGCCACCTTTCAACAGGAACGGTTTTATCGCCAAGAAGCCCACCGTTACCGTCGCATTGGTGAACAAAGCGATCAGGTCTATGTGTTGGCCGCCCCAGAAACAGACTTCAAGCATGGCTCTGGTCTTTATGAATCGGTTGCGTTTGATCCTAACGATGCTCTCAGCCAAGAATGGCATTTGGTGGTGATTGGCGATCGCTACGCCAACTGTCTCATTTGTCGAGAACGCACCACCCTTGAGCCGGAAACCCTCGGCTTGGATATGGATTCTAATCGCCGCTTTGAGGGGATTTGGACGTTTAATCGCCAAGCTAGTTGTGCCGCCGCCATCATCCTGCTCGATCGCATCCTCCACTACCGCCCTGAACTGACGGATAAAATCGCCGCCGCCAAGGCTCGCTATCTGAACAATAGTTGCGATCTCACCTTGGCGATCGCGGGGGCCGATGAATCACCCATCAACTACCCCGACCCCTTTGTGAATCGACTGGTGAGCTATCTCCAAGTGGGACAGTACAAGCTGATTAAAGCCTATCGCGCCATTGCCTCCCAAGAGCAAAAAGAACGCCTCATTCATCTGATGACCACCGCCATTCGGCGATCGCTTGACCCCGAAGAAATTCTTCAAGTCGCCGTTGAGCAACTGGGTCACGGCCTCGAAGCCTGCCGCTGCATCATTTACCGCTGTAGTGCCACGGACAATACCGCCACCATCAGCCATGAATTTCTCAACACCGATATCGGTTCCCTCCTGGGCAAAACCTGGGCCCTGACGGATAACGAACTGTTTCAACAGGTGGCGACTCAACTGGAATCTCTCTTTGTTCAAGATCTCAGCCCCGACAATCAAGCCATCACCGACGCGGTGCGCACCATGGCCCAACGCCATCACATTGGGTCTTGGTTGATGGTGCCGGTGTTTTATCAAGACCGCTTTTTGGGGATGATTGAACTGCACCAATGCCGGCCCGATCATCTGCCTTGGACGGGGGAGCAAATCAGTCTCGTAGAAGCGATCGCCAATCAAGTGGGCGTTGCCCTGATCCAAGCCGAAGCCTACGCCAACCTCGAAGACCTCAACGAACAACTGGCCGCCCTCGATCGCACCCGCTCCAACCTCGTCGCCATCACCGGCCACGAACTGCGCACCCCCCTCTCCACGATCCAAGTCTGCCTCGAAAGCCTTGCCACTGAACCGGACATGTCCCCGGAACTGCGCCAAGTCATGCTCAACACCGCCCTCGCCGATGCCGAACGGATGCGCAAGTTAATCCAAGACTTTCTCACCCTCTCCCAACTCGAAAGCGGCCGCGTTGAATGGAACCCCGAACCGCTGCTGATCGAAGAATGCGTTGAATTGGGGGTGAGCAATGTGCGATCGCGCTACCACGGCAGCCGCATCCCCAATATTGACATTCAACTCGCTCCCGACCTCCCCCTCGTCCAAGCCGATGGAGAATGGTTCGTCGAAGTCCTCGCCAAACTCCTCGACAACGCCTGTAAATTCACCCCCCCCGACGGCAACATCATCCTCGTCGCCCGCCAAGATCAAGCCGGACAAATCACCCTGTCCATCACCGATAACGGCCGCGGCATCGAACCCAACCGCCTCGAAACCGTCTTTGACCGGTTTTACCAAGAAGAAGGCGCTCTCCAACGCACCACCGGCGGCACGGGTCTCGGCCTCGCCATCTGTCGGCAAATCATTCAACGCTGGGGTGGACAAATCTGGGCCGAATCCAACGGTAAAGACCAAGGCAGTCGATTTAACTTCACCATTCCCATCGCCACCACCCTCCCCGTCACCCGTGTGCGATCGAGTTCCAATTCACCCCGGCGATCGCGCCGCACCTCCTAG
- a CDS encoding PPC domain-containing protein yields MKSAFNRPLPLALLTGIAALGLGALTPPALAGAFCGPTAKSTVQQKQQCQRPTLTSGQDFSDVLTDQDIPTGDGGFFRDYEVNLQPGDNVAIDLVSNEFDPIVLLLNPDGTPLGDNDDAPGGGTDSLLFTRIKEAGTYIVRVRSFGDTGGGEFTLTVTRLVPVR; encoded by the coding sequence ATGAAATCTGCGTTCAATCGTCCCCTACCCCTAGCGTTGTTGACGGGTATCGCTGCATTGGGGTTGGGCGCTCTCACCCCCCCAGCACTGGCGGGCGCATTCTGTGGCCCCACCGCAAAATCCACTGTTCAACAAAAACAGCAATGTCAACGGCCTACCCTCACCTCTGGCCAGGATTTCTCCGATGTACTGACAGATCAAGACATTCCCACGGGCGACGGGGGGTTCTTCCGGGATTATGAAGTGAATCTGCAACCGGGGGATAATGTAGCGATTGATCTCGTCTCCAATGAGTTTGACCCGATTGTGCTGCTGCTCAACCCCGACGGCACACCCCTCGGCGATAACGACGATGCACCGGGCGGCGGCACGGATTCGCTGCTGTTCACGCGAATTAAGGAGGCCGGAACCTATATCGTGCGGGTGCGCTCCTTTGGCGATACCGGCGGCGGTGAATTTACCTTAACGGTGACGCGCCTCGTTCCGGTGCGCTAA
- the psbE gene encoding cytochrome b559 subunit alpha, with protein sequence MAGQTGERPFTDIVTSIRYWVIHSITIPMLFIAGWLFVSTGLAYDAFGTPRPNEYFTQDRQEMPIVSDRYDATKQIEIFNK encoded by the coding sequence ATGGCAGGACAAACCGGAGAACGGCCATTTACCGACATTGTCACCAGTATTCGTTACTGGGTGATCCATAGTATTACAATTCCGATGCTGTTTATTGCAGGGTGGCTGTTTGTCAGCACAGGACTGGCATACGATGCATTCGGTACTCCCCGTCCGAATGAATATTTCACCCAAGATCGTCAAGAAATGCCGATTGTGTCTGATCGCTATGACGCAACAAAGCAGATCGAAATTTTCAATAAATAG
- a CDS encoding Uma2 family endonuclease, with translation MVTTLAPITLDNYIHYRNNTDTRYELVNGELSPMSIGTGQHGEIIDYLNMQLRLEIERLQQDLIVKPMVIGLQSPRSHQWYTVRIPDLFILPRHQWRELHTREAVIRAGEPAPLLVIEVVSETTRSTDYRTKRSEYSVLNIPEYWIVDPLEGQISILTLSDGWYDATKFVGDTVIDSPMFPDLHLTVSDVMQGDC, from the coding sequence ATGGTGACAACCCTTGCGCCCATCACATTGGATAACTACATCCACTACAGAAACAATACTGACACTCGCTACGAATTGGTGAATGGAGAACTAAGTCCCATGTCCATTGGAACCGGCCAACACGGCGAAATCATTGACTATCTCAATATGCAACTGCGGCTCGAAATCGAACGCCTCCAACAGGATTTGATTGTCAAGCCCATGGTGATCGGCTTGCAATCCCCTCGGAGCCACCAATGGTATACCGTTCGCATTCCTGATCTCTTCATTCTCCCCCGTCACCAATGGCGAGAACTCCACACCCGCGAAGCCGTCATTCGAGCCGGTGAGCCTGCGCCCTTACTGGTGATCGAAGTCGTCAGCGAAACCACCCGCAGCACCGACTACCGCACCAAACGCTCGGAATACAGCGTACTCAATATCCCGGAATATTGGATTGTCGATCCCCTCGAAGGCCAAATCAGTATCTTGACCCTCAGTGATGGCTGGTACGATGCCACCAAATTTGTGGGTGATACGGTGATCGATTCTCCGATGTTTCCAGACCTTCACCTCACCGTTTCCGATGTCATGCAAGGCGACTGTTGA
- a CDS encoding DUF4359 domain-containing protein — MKLWQATVTSAGIIIGVLGAGLTMTNPGRSAYEDYAVEQLALYLNDNLCQDLPEQLRQFSQQCQSLGDTLLDTARPQLQQLLDSNTDRENYLLFSIYRTELALPPMVTGYQFETLGILNQFYIYRMEKQ; from the coding sequence ATGAAATTATGGCAAGCTACCGTCACGAGTGCGGGGATTATTATCGGGGTGCTAGGGGCGGGGTTGACGATGACCAATCCGGGGCGCAGTGCCTATGAGGACTATGCGGTGGAACAATTAGCCCTGTACCTCAATGACAATCTGTGTCAGGATTTGCCGGAGCAGTTACGTCAATTTTCCCAACAATGTCAGTCGTTGGGCGATACGCTCTTGGATACGGCGCGGCCACAACTGCAACAATTGCTCGACAGCAATACGGATCGGGAAAATTATTTGCTGTTTAGTATCTATCGCACGGAGTTGGCGTTACCGCCGATGGTGACGGGTTATCAGTTTGAGACCTTGGGGATTCTCAATCAGTTTTATATCTATCGGATGGAAAAACAATAG
- a CDS encoding Mov34/MPN/PAD-1 family protein has translation MGLSLSTLQYDTLCAHGAATYPEECCGVLVGRGEAIAPVIEVVPLVNVWGRAAVTESLAAVASEPRSDSRRRNFAIAPADLLRVQRQASDRHLTIIGIYHSHPDHPAIPSEFDRAIAWPDYDYLILSVHQGQTVAVENWRLNDHGELASSPLLFTP, from the coding sequence ATGGGACTATCACTGTCAACGCTGCAATACGATACCCTCTGCGCCCATGGAGCCGCCACCTATCCAGAGGAATGCTGTGGGGTGTTGGTGGGACGGGGAGAGGCGATCGCACCGGTCATTGAGGTTGTGCCCTTGGTGAATGTGTGGGGACGGGCTGCGGTGACCGAATCCCTCGCGGCCGTCGCGTCGGAACCCCGGTCGGACAGTCGGCGGCGGAATTTTGCGATCGCGCCAGCAGACTTGCTCCGGGTGCAGCGGCAGGCCAGCGATCGCCACCTCACGATCATCGGTATCTACCATTCCCACCCCGACCATCCCGCCATCCCTTCGGAGTTTGACCGGGCGATTGCCTGGCCGGACTACGATTATCTAATTCTGTCGGTACACCAGGGCCAAACCGTGGCCGTGGAAAATTGGCGGCTCAATGATCATGGTGAACTCGCCAGCAGCCCGCTCCTGTTCACCCCTTAA
- the ribBA gene encoding bifunctional 3,4-dihydroxy-2-butanone-4-phosphate synthase/GTP cyclohydrolase II, whose product MPPLSFQFDSIDAALADIKAGRSVVVVDDENRENEGDIICAAQFATPDMINFMAVEARGLICLAMTGERLDQLDLPLMVTKNTDPNQTAFTVSIDAAPHLGVTTGISADDRAKTIQIAINPASRPDDLRRPGHIFPLRAKQGGVLKRAGHTEAAVDLARLAGLYPAGVICEIQNPDGSMARLPQLFDYARQHQLKLISIADLISYRLQHDRFVHRESVCQFPSQFGDFHLYAYRNTLDNTEHIAIVKGDPAQFPTQPVLVRMHSECLTGDALGSLRCDCRMQLQTALKMIESAGAGVVVYLRQEGRGIGLVNKLKAYSLQDLGLDTVEANERLGFPADLRDYGMGAQMLNDLGVQQIRLITNNPRKIAGLKGYGLEMVDRLPLLIEATDYNAAYLATKAEKLGHLLLQTYLVTIAITWVDRVQGVQERYELLEKLRSLATSANLILQEEARPVAIALFGRPSLVAHLGFDQPGLATADWYNDPTHPYLLALGQLLDQLVLWPRIDQLQFLLATGEDPLMKLQVNLSRHQVPAGRSPSTVLQDPLATQTIYGFG is encoded by the coding sequence TTGCCCCCTCTCTCTTTTCAGTTTGATTCGATCGATGCCGCCCTCGCTGATATTAAGGCGGGCCGCTCCGTGGTAGTTGTGGATGATGAAAATCGCGAAAATGAAGGCGATATCATTTGCGCTGCCCAGTTTGCCACCCCTGACATGATTAACTTCATGGCCGTTGAGGCGCGGGGGTTAATTTGTCTCGCGATGACGGGGGAACGGCTTGATCAGTTGGATTTGCCGCTGATGGTGACGAAAAATACCGACCCGAACCAAACGGCGTTTACGGTGAGTATTGATGCTGCGCCCCATTTGGGGGTGACTACAGGGATTTCGGCTGACGATCGCGCCAAAACCATTCAAATCGCCATTAACCCTGCCAGCCGTCCCGATGATTTGCGCCGTCCGGGTCACATTTTCCCGCTGCGGGCCAAACAGGGCGGCGTGTTAAAACGGGCGGGCCATACGGAAGCGGCGGTGGATTTGGCGCGGTTGGCGGGTCTGTATCCGGCGGGGGTGATTTGTGAGATTCAAAATCCCGATGGCTCGATGGCGCGGCTGCCGCAACTGTTTGACTATGCCCGTCAACATCAGTTGAAGCTGATTAGTATTGCGGACTTGATTAGCTATCGCCTCCAGCACGATCGCTTCGTCCATCGCGAATCGGTGTGTCAGTTTCCAAGCCAATTCGGCGATTTTCACCTCTACGCCTACCGCAATACCTTGGACAATACGGAACATATTGCGATCGTCAAAGGTGACCCGGCCCAGTTTCCGACGCAGCCGGTGTTGGTGCGGATGCATTCGGAATGTTTAACGGGGGATGCTTTGGGGTCGTTGCGGTGTGATTGTCGGATGCAGTTGCAAACGGCGTTGAAAATGATTGAAAGTGCGGGGGCGGGGGTGGTGGTGTACCTGCGCCAAGAGGGCCGGGGGATTGGCTTGGTGAATAAACTGAAGGCCTATTCCCTGCAAGATTTGGGGCTGGATACAGTGGAGGCTAATGAGCGGCTAGGGTTTCCGGCGGATCTGCGGGATTACGGTATGGGGGCGCAGATGTTGAATGATCTGGGCGTGCAGCAAATTCGTCTGATTACGAATAATCCCCGGAAGATTGCGGGGCTGAAGGGGTACGGGCTGGAGATGGTGGATCGCTTGCCGCTGTTGATTGAGGCGACGGACTACAATGCGGCGTATTTAGCGACGAAGGCGGAAAAGCTGGGTCATTTGCTGTTGCAGACCTATTTGGTGACGATCGCGATTACTTGGGTGGATCGGGTGCAGGGGGTACAAGAGCGGTATGAGTTGCTCGAAAAGCTGCGATCGCTGGCCACATCTGCCAATTTGATCCTCCAAGAAGAAGCGCGGCCGGTGGCGATCGCCCTCTTTGGCCGACCCTCCTTAGTGGCCCACCTTGGGTTTGATCAACCGGGACTGGCGACCGCAGACTGGTACAATGACCCTACCCATCCCTATCTTTTAGCCTTGGGACAATTGCTCGATCAGTTGGTGCTTTGGCCCCGCATTGATCAGTTACAATTCCTGCTCGCTACGGGCGAAGATCCCTTGATGAAATTACAAGTCAACCTGTCTCGCCATCAGGTTCCTGCCGGGCGATCGCCCTCTACGGTGTTGCAAGACCCCCTGGCCACCCAAACCATCTACGGGTTTGGTTGA
- a CDS encoding photosystem II reaction center protein J, with protein MFADGRIPLWVVGVVAGMGAIGIVGLFFYGAYAGLGSSL; from the coding sequence ATGTTTGCAGATGGGCGAATTCCCCTTTGGGTGGTTGGCGTTGTTGCCGGTATGGGTGCAATTGGTATTGTGGGGCTGTTCTTTTACGGTGCCTACGCCGGTTTGGGTTCCTCGTTGTAA
- a CDS encoding rubredoxin gives MSPSAHEDPSTDNPSAQEKTLAEQASPQYECLSCGYVYEPEKGDSNNNVAPGTEFVDLPATWKCPVCGVRRTQFRNIGAANAPSGFQENLTYGFGVNTLTPNQKNLLIFGALAVGVLFFLSLYGLR, from the coding sequence ATGAGTCCAAGTGCTCACGAAGATCCGAGTACTGACAATCCGAGTGCTCAGGAAAAGACCCTCGCTGAACAAGCATCTCCCCAGTACGAATGCCTCAGTTGTGGCTACGTTTATGAACCGGAAAAAGGGGACAGCAACAACAACGTTGCCCCCGGTACAGAGTTCGTCGATCTGCCCGCAACCTGGAAATGTCCAGTCTGCGGCGTGCGTCGAACTCAATTCCGGAACATTGGCGCGGCCAATGCTCCCTCTGGTTTTCAAGAAAACCTGACCTATGGTTTTGGGGTTAACACCCTCACCCCCAATCAAAAAAACCTGCTCATTTTTGGAGCCTTGGCCGTGGGCGTGTTATTTTTCCTCAGTCTCTACGGGCTACGCTAA
- a CDS encoding photosynthesis system II assembly factor Ycf48 encodes MNLILSKFKQLLIITLLAIFCVACSSVPSISSNPWQVIDLTTEASLYDVGFTDNPDHGWIVGSRSSIFETTDGGKTWEPRIIDLGEEKVSFLSVSFAGQEGWIVGKPSILLHTNDGGAHWTRVILSSKLPGSPYMITALGPDSAELATDLGAIYRTDDGANNWHALVQGSVGVVRNMTRSPQGDYLAVSAKGNFYSTWHPGDDEWAPHQRTSSRRLQNMGFIEDGRQWLIARGGQLQFSQPDAGAEDEEWGDEIYPEFSTSWGLLDVAYRTPDELWVSGGSGNLLVSFDEGETWQKDRQVESVPANLYRIVFLDADHGFILGDRGALLRYEPSDEIA; translated from the coding sequence ATGAACCTCATATTAAGTAAATTCAAGCAACTTCTCATAATTACCCTCCTCGCCATCTTCTGCGTGGCCTGTAGCAGTGTCCCTAGTATTAGCTCCAACCCCTGGCAGGTGATTGACCTCACCACTGAAGCCAGCCTCTATGATGTGGGCTTCACCGACAATCCAGACCATGGTTGGATCGTAGGCAGCCGGTCGAGCATTTTTGAAACCACCGACGGCGGCAAAACCTGGGAACCCCGGATCATTGACCTCGGCGAGGAAAAGGTGAGTTTTCTGTCGGTCAGTTTTGCCGGCCAAGAGGGCTGGATTGTCGGAAAACCGTCGATCCTTCTCCATACCAATGACGGCGGGGCCCATTGGACTCGCGTTATCCTCAGTAGTAAGCTCCCCGGCTCCCCCTATATGATTACGGCGCTCGGCCCGGACAGTGCTGAACTTGCCACGGATCTAGGGGCGATCTATCGCACCGATGACGGTGCCAATAATTGGCACGCCCTCGTGCAAGGGTCGGTCGGGGTGGTGCGGAATATGACGCGATCGCCCCAGGGTGACTATCTCGCCGTTTCCGCCAAAGGAAACTTCTACTCCACTTGGCATCCGGGGGATGATGAATGGGCTCCCCACCAGCGCACAAGCTCCCGTCGGCTTCAAAATATGGGCTTCATTGAGGACGGTCGGCAATGGCTCATCGCACGCGGTGGTCAGTTACAATTTTCACAACCGGATGCTGGGGCAGAGGATGAGGAATGGGGGGACGAAATTTACCCCGAATTTTCCACCAGTTGGGGACTACTGGATGTAGCCTACCGGACTCCGGATGAACTTTGGGTATCCGGCGGCAGTGGTAATCTCCTCGTCAGTTTTGATGAGGGGGAAACCTGGCAAAAAGATCGTCAGGTGGAAAGCGTCCCCGCTAATTTGTATCGCATCGTTTTTCTCGATGCAGACCATGGTTTCATCTTGGGCGATCGCGGCGCGTTACTGCGCTATGAACCCAGTGATGAAATCGCATAG
- a CDS encoding photosystem II reaction center protein L, whose product MDRSNNPNKQPVELNRTSLFLGLLLIFVLGVLFSSYFFN is encoded by the coding sequence ATGGATCGTTCTAATAATCCCAACAAGCAACCCGTTGAACTCAACCGCACCTCCCTATTCTTAGGACTGCTGTTAATTTTCGTTTTGGGTGTTTTGTTTTCGAGCTACTTCTTTAACTAA